A section of the Streptomyces sp. SCL15-4 genome encodes:
- a CDS encoding L-aspartate oxidase produces MTSTGIRLHAPAPGWAISADVVVVGSGVAGLTAALRCEAAGLTTVVVTKARLDDGSTRWAQGGIAAALGEGDTPEQHLQDTLVAGAGLCDEEAVRTLVTEGPDAVRRLISTGAHFDTDDEGDIHLTREGGHHRRRIAHAGGDATGAEVSRALVEAVRARGLHTIENALVLDLLTDADGRTAGVTLHVMGEGQHDGVGAVHAPAVVLATGGMGQVFSATTNPSVSTGDGVALALRAGAEVSDLEFVQFHPTVLFLGPDAEGQQPLVSEAVRGEGAHLVDGDGTRFMVGQHELAELAPRDIVAKGILRRMLEQGAEHMYLDARHFGAEMWEQRFPTILAACRAHGIDPVTEPIPVAPAAHYASGGVRTDAHGRTTVPGLYACGEVACTGVHGANRLASNSLLEGLVYAERIAADIAAARADDALHARVPAPVAQPDQPAHPLLAPETRFAIQRTMTEGAGVLRSEESLARAADRLQRLHAEAREALEENGKTAEPGVDTWEATNLLCVARVLVAAARLREETRGCHWREDRADRDDARWRRHIVVRLNPDRSLAVRTTDTADFPPTRQFQRPQEQ; encoded by the coding sequence GTGACCAGCACAGGCATACGACTGCACGCGCCCGCCCCCGGCTGGGCCATCTCCGCGGACGTGGTCGTCGTCGGCTCCGGCGTGGCCGGCCTGACCGCGGCCCTGCGCTGCGAGGCCGCCGGCCTCACCACCGTCGTGGTCACCAAGGCCCGGCTGGACGACGGCTCCACGCGCTGGGCGCAGGGCGGCATCGCGGCCGCCCTCGGCGAGGGCGACACCCCCGAACAGCACCTTCAGGACACCCTCGTCGCCGGCGCGGGCCTGTGCGACGAGGAGGCCGTACGGACCCTCGTCACCGAGGGTCCCGACGCGGTCCGGCGGCTGATCTCCACCGGCGCCCACTTCGACACCGACGACGAGGGCGACATCCACCTCACCCGGGAGGGCGGTCACCACCGGCGCCGCATCGCGCACGCCGGCGGCGACGCGACCGGCGCCGAGGTCTCCCGGGCGCTGGTGGAAGCGGTCCGCGCGCGCGGGCTGCACACCATCGAGAACGCGCTGGTCCTGGACCTGCTGACGGACGCCGACGGCCGTACGGCCGGCGTCACCCTGCATGTGATGGGCGAGGGCCAGCACGACGGCGTGGGCGCCGTGCACGCCCCCGCGGTGGTCCTCGCGACCGGCGGTATGGGCCAGGTGTTCTCCGCGACCACCAACCCGTCGGTGTCGACCGGTGACGGCGTGGCGCTGGCGCTGCGCGCGGGCGCCGAGGTCTCCGACCTGGAGTTCGTCCAGTTCCACCCGACCGTGCTGTTCCTCGGCCCGGACGCCGAGGGCCAGCAGCCGCTGGTCTCCGAGGCGGTGCGCGGCGAGGGCGCCCACCTGGTCGACGGCGACGGCACGCGCTTCATGGTGGGCCAGCACGAGCTGGCCGAGCTGGCGCCCCGGGACATCGTCGCCAAGGGCATCCTGCGGCGGATGCTGGAGCAGGGCGCCGAGCACATGTACCTGGACGCGCGGCACTTCGGCGCCGAGATGTGGGAGCAGCGCTTCCCGACCATCCTGGCCGCCTGCCGCGCCCACGGCATCGACCCGGTCACCGAGCCCATCCCGGTCGCCCCGGCCGCCCACTACGCCTCCGGAGGCGTGCGCACCGACGCCCACGGCCGCACCACCGTGCCCGGCCTGTACGCGTGCGGCGAGGTCGCGTGCACCGGCGTGCACGGCGCCAACCGGCTCGCCTCCAACTCCCTGCTCGAAGGGCTCGTCTACGCCGAGCGGATCGCCGCCGACATCGCCGCCGCGCGAGCGGACGACGCCCTCCACGCGCGCGTGCCCGCGCCGGTCGCGCAGCCGGACCAGCCCGCGCACCCGCTGCTCGCTCCCGAGACCCGGTTCGCCATCCAGCGGACCATGACCGAGGGCGCGGGCGTCCTGCGCTCCGAGGAGTCCCTCGCCCGGGCCGCCGACCGGCTCCAGCGGCTGCACGCCGAGGCCAGGGAGGCGCTGGAGGAGAACGGCAAGACCGCCGAGCCCGGCGTGGACACCTGGGAGGCGACGAACCTCCTGTGCGTGGCCCGGGTGCTGGTCGCCGCCGCCCGGCTGCGCGAGGAGACCCGCGGCTGCCACTGGCGCGAGGACCGCGCCGACCGCGACGACGCCCGCTGGCGGCGCCACATCGTCGTACGGCTCAATCCGGACCGGTCGCTGGCCGTACGCACCACCGACACCGCAGACTTCCCCCCTACCCGGCAATTCCAGCGCCCCCAGGAGCAGTGA
- the panC gene encoding pantoate--beta-alanine ligase has translation MTTALLSTAEELHARVRHGRRAVVMTMGALHEGHATLIRSAREIAGPDGEVVVTVFVNPLQFGAGEDLDRYPRTLDADLALAGRAGADAVFAPSVDEVYPGGEPQVRVSAGPMGERLEGAARPGHFDGMLTVVAKLLHLTRPDVALFGQKDAQQLALIRRMVRDLNFGVEIVAVPTVREEDGLALSSRNRYLSPEERRTALALSRALFAGRDRHAAQEALRARAREVPATRARAEALSAIGESRAAADAHAVATAAPGGPAAVRAAAHQVLDEAVRLDPPLRLDYLALVDPADFTEIGADFTGEAVLAVAARVGSTRLIDNIPLTFGAAS, from the coding sequence ATGACCACCGCCCTGCTGAGCACCGCCGAAGAGCTGCACGCACGCGTGCGCCACGGCCGCCGCGCCGTCGTGATGACCATGGGCGCCCTGCACGAGGGCCACGCCACCCTGATCCGCTCCGCGCGCGAGATCGCGGGCCCGGACGGCGAGGTCGTCGTCACCGTCTTCGTCAACCCGCTCCAGTTCGGCGCGGGCGAGGACCTGGACCGCTACCCGCGCACCCTGGACGCCGACCTGGCACTCGCCGGGCGGGCCGGCGCGGACGCCGTGTTCGCGCCCTCCGTGGACGAGGTGTACCCCGGCGGCGAACCCCAGGTACGCGTCAGCGCCGGGCCCATGGGCGAGCGCCTGGAGGGTGCCGCGCGGCCCGGCCACTTCGACGGCATGCTCACCGTCGTCGCCAAGCTGCTCCACCTCACCCGCCCGGACGTCGCCTTGTTCGGGCAGAAGGACGCCCAGCAGCTGGCCCTGATCCGGCGCATGGTGCGGGACCTGAACTTCGGCGTGGAGATCGTCGCCGTACCCACCGTGCGCGAGGAGGACGGGCTCGCCCTGTCCAGCCGCAACCGCTACCTCTCGCCCGAGGAGCGCCGGACCGCGCTCGCGCTGTCCCGCGCGCTGTTCGCCGGCCGGGACCGGCACGCGGCGCAGGAGGCGCTGCGCGCGCGGGCCCGGGAAGTGCCCGCCACGCGCGCGCGTGCCGAGGCGCTGAGCGCCATAGGCGAGTCCCGCGCCGCCGCCGACGCGCACGCCGTGGCCACCGCCGCGCCCGGCGGCCCGGCGGCCGTGCGCGCCGCCGCCCACCAGGTCCTGGACGAGGCCGTCCGCCTCGACCCGCCGCTGCGGCTGGACTACCTGGCGCTGGTCGACCCCGCCGACTTCACCGAGATCGGCGCCGACTTCACCGGCGAGGCCGTCCTCGCCGTCGCCGCCCGGGTCGGCTCGACCCGGCTGATCGACAACATCCCCCTCACCTTCGGAGCCGCCTCGTGA
- a CDS encoding Rossmann-like and DUF2520 domain-containing protein: MSTVHQPDLKDRPARLTVGVVGAGRVGPALAASLQLAGHRPVAVSGVSDASRRRAEAMLPGVPLVPPAEVLQRADLVLLTVPDDTLPGLAAGLAETGAVRPGQLLVHTSGRYGARVLDPALRAGALPLALHPAMTFTGTPVDVQRLAGCSFGVTAPEELRLAAEALVIEMGGEPEWISEENRPLYHAALALGSNHLVTLVAQSMDLLRAAGVGAPDRMLGPLLGAALDNALRSGDAALTGPVARGDAGTVAAHITELRRHAPQTVAGYLAMARATADRALAGGLLKPELAEDLLGVLADGGRTSHGTGGTTGASGTTGTDAANGTDGTTGTDGTTGTTGTEGTTGTDGPTGTEGNDR; this comes from the coding sequence GTGAGTACAGTCCACCAGCCAGACCTCAAGGACCGCCCCGCGCGGCTCACCGTCGGTGTCGTCGGCGCCGGCCGCGTGGGCCCCGCGCTGGCCGCGTCCCTCCAGCTCGCCGGGCACCGCCCGGTGGCCGTCTCCGGAGTCTCCGACGCCTCCCGCAGGCGCGCCGAGGCCATGCTCCCGGGCGTCCCGCTGGTGCCGCCCGCCGAGGTGCTCCAGCGCGCCGACCTGGTCCTGCTCACCGTCCCCGACGACACCCTGCCCGGCCTGGCCGCCGGCCTCGCCGAGACCGGCGCGGTACGGCCGGGACAGCTGCTGGTGCACACCTCCGGCCGGTACGGCGCGAGGGTCCTCGACCCCGCCCTGCGCGCGGGCGCCCTGCCGCTGGCCCTGCACCCGGCGATGACCTTCACCGGCACCCCGGTGGACGTCCAGCGCCTCGCGGGCTGCTCCTTCGGCGTCACCGCGCCCGAGGAACTGCGGCTGGCCGCCGAGGCCCTGGTGATCGAGATGGGCGGCGAGCCGGAGTGGATCAGCGAGGAGAACCGCCCGCTGTACCACGCGGCCCTCGCCCTCGGCTCCAACCACCTGGTGACCCTGGTCGCCCAGTCCATGGACCTGCTGCGCGCGGCCGGCGTCGGCGCGCCCGACCGGATGCTCGGCCCGCTGCTCGGCGCCGCCCTGGACAACGCGCTGCGCTCCGGCGACGCCGCCCTGACCGGCCCGGTCGCGCGCGGGGACGCCGGCACGGTCGCCGCGCACATCACCGAACTGCGCAGGCACGCCCCGCAGACCGTGGCCGGCTATCTGGCGATGGCGCGCGCGACGGCCGACCGCGCGCTCGCGGGCGGCCTGCTGAAGCCGGAACTCGCCGAGGACCTCCTCGGGGTACTCGCCGACGGGGGCCGCACGAGCCACGGCACCGGCGGCACCACCGGAGCCAGCGGCACGACCGGCACCGACGCAGCGAACGGCACCGACGGCACGACCGGTACCGACGGCACCACCGGCACCACCGGCACCGAGGGAACGACCGGCACCGACGGCCCGACCGGCACCGAGGGGAACGACCGATGA
- a CDS encoding threonine aldolase family protein, producing the protein MTDAAIPDEHEYDDQRPDTRPAAAERLRERRRAAFATAERVLSRPGYRRTIRERLAVLEAASEVYDLDRYSDVYGDGIVADLEERVAALLGTEAAAFFPTGTMAQQVALRCWAGRTGDPAVALHALAHPEVHERHAFSQVSGLRPVRVTGAPRLPTAAEIRDFPEPFGTLMLELPLRDAGFVLPAWEELTEVVEAARERDAVVHFDGARLWECAVHFGRPLAEIAGLADSVYVSFYKSLDGFGGAALAGPRTLVEEARTWRHRYGGAVYQQFPTVLSALVGLERELPRLPDYVRHARVVAAALREGFAAAGLPWARVHPEEPHTNEFRVWLPYDADVLMEAAVRQAEETGTFLFADAWDQGGPGLAFTEVSVRSQGLDWTADDVRAAVAGFTRRLPGA; encoded by the coding sequence ATGACTGATGCGGCGATACCGGACGAACACGAGTACGACGACCAGCGGCCGGACACGCGCCCGGCCGCGGCGGAGCGGCTGCGGGAACGGCGCCGGGCCGCCTTCGCGACGGCGGAACGGGTGCTGTCGCGGCCGGGCTACCGGCGCACGATCCGGGAGCGGCTGGCGGTCCTGGAGGCGGCGTCCGAGGTGTACGACCTGGACCGGTACTCGGACGTCTACGGCGACGGGATCGTGGCCGATCTGGAGGAGCGGGTCGCGGCCCTGCTCGGCACGGAGGCCGCCGCCTTCTTCCCGACCGGCACGATGGCCCAGCAGGTGGCCTTGCGCTGCTGGGCGGGCCGCACCGGCGACCCGGCGGTGGCCCTGCACGCCCTGGCCCACCCCGAGGTGCACGAACGGCATGCGTTCAGCCAGGTCAGCGGGTTGCGCCCGGTGCGGGTGACCGGCGCGCCCCGGCTGCCCACGGCGGCCGAGATACGCGACTTCCCCGAGCCCTTCGGGACGCTGATGCTGGAGCTGCCCCTCCGGGACGCCGGTTTCGTGCTGCCGGCCTGGGAGGAGCTGACCGAGGTCGTCGAGGCGGCGCGGGAGCGCGACGCGGTGGTGCACTTCGACGGCGCGCGCCTGTGGGAGTGCGCGGTCCACTTCGGCCGGCCCCTGGCGGAGATCGCGGGCCTCGCCGACAGCGTCTACGTGTCGTTCTACAAGTCCCTCGACGGTTTCGGCGGCGCCGCGCTGGCCGGCCCGCGCACGCTGGTGGAGGAGGCCAGGACCTGGCGGCACCGGTACGGCGGCGCGGTCTACCAGCAGTTCCCCACCGTGCTGTCCGCGCTCGTCGGACTGGAGCGCGAACTGCCCCGGCTCCCGGACTACGTGCGGCACGCGCGCGTGGTCGCCGCCGCGCTGCGCGAGGGCTTCGCCGCGGCCGGCCTCCCGTGGGCCCGCGTGCACCCCGAGGAGCCGCACACCAACGAGTTCCGGGTCTGGCTGCCGTACGACGCCGACGTCCTGATGGAGGCGGCCGTGCGGCAGGCGGAGGAGACGGGCACGTTCCTCTTCGCCGATGCCTGGGACCAGGGCGGGCCGGGACTGGCCTTCACGGAGGTCTCGGTGCGCTCACAGGGCCTGGACTGGACGGCGGACGACGTACGGGCGGCCGTCGCCGGCTTCACGCGCCGGCTGCCCGGCGCGTGA
- a CDS encoding DUF5937 family protein has product MSVTIDITGLPLEQVTVVPSPLAELGMALHALSEPGHHPDLRGWATAVSSRLDPCLADRLCEADFLWRSTFSDVFAPFAGIPGGRTLPGATLAEELDLLDKLTDGQFVNAALEFTCQLRYDVQETGPLEDPELRRRSLELAAARGAVQERFTRRLLTDPPAVRAWFRQLMLDCDDAFFADTWARIQPQLAADARHKTELLRRKGLGEALAALSGAVSLDEAGRLITVDKLLTGRTATGDGGLVLVPTSLGWPHLMVLHRYGWQPTITYPASGPRPQTPSVEQLTRRLDALAHPVRMRLCRHLARSPHTTSELADAHGMTAPEISRHLSVLKKAGLITDCRRGRYVQHQLDLAAVARLGSDFIEGVLR; this is encoded by the coding sequence ATGAGCGTGACCATCGACATCACCGGACTGCCGCTGGAGCAGGTCACCGTCGTGCCGTCTCCGCTGGCGGAGCTGGGGATGGCGCTGCACGCGCTGAGCGAGCCCGGCCACCATCCCGACCTGCGGGGATGGGCGACCGCCGTCTCCTCCCGGCTGGACCCCTGCCTGGCCGACCGGTTGTGCGAGGCGGACTTCCTGTGGCGTTCGACGTTCTCGGACGTCTTCGCCCCGTTCGCCGGCATCCCGGGCGGGCGCACGCTGCCCGGGGCCACGCTCGCCGAGGAACTGGACCTGCTGGACAAGCTGACGGACGGGCAGTTCGTCAACGCCGCGCTGGAGTTCACCTGCCAGCTGCGCTACGACGTCCAGGAGACCGGCCCGCTGGAGGACCCGGAGCTGCGCCGCCGCTCCCTGGAGCTGGCCGCCGCGCGCGGTGCCGTGCAGGAGCGGTTCACGCGGCGCCTGCTGACCGATCCGCCGGCCGTGCGCGCCTGGTTCCGGCAGCTGATGCTCGACTGCGACGACGCGTTCTTCGCCGACACCTGGGCCCGGATCCAGCCCCAGCTGGCCGCGGACGCCCGGCACAAGACCGAACTGCTGCGCCGCAAGGGCCTCGGCGAGGCCCTCGCCGCGCTGTCCGGGGCGGTGTCGCTGGACGAGGCGGGCCGGCTGATCACGGTCGACAAGCTGCTGACGGGCCGCACCGCCACCGGCGACGGCGGCCTGGTGCTGGTGCCGACCAGCCTCGGCTGGCCGCACCTGATGGTGCTGCACCGGTACGGCTGGCAGCCGACGATCACCTATCCCGCGAGCGGTCCCCGGCCGCAGACCCCGTCCGTGGAACAGCTCACGCGCCGGCTGGACGCGCTGGCGCACCCGGTGCGGATGCGGCTGTGCCGGCACCTCGCGCGCTCCCCGCACACCACCAGCGAGCTGGCCGACGCGCACGGCATGACGGCGCCCGAGATATCCCGGCACCTGTCGGTGCTGAAGAAGGCGGGCCTGATCACCGACTGCCGGCGCGGCCGGTACGTCCAGCACCAGCTGGACCTGGCTGCGGTGGCCCGGCTCGGCAGCGACTTCATCGAGGGCGTCCTGCGCTGA
- a CDS encoding response regulator transcription factor, translating into MTIRVMLVDDQVLLRTGFRMVLAAQPDMDVVAEAGDGVEALQVLRSTAVDVILMDVRMPKLDGVEATRRICSEPDPPKVLILTTFDLDEYAFSGLKAGASGFMLKDVPPGDLLAAIRAVHSGDAVVAPSTTRRLLDRFAPMLPATGGEPRHKELERLTEREREVMVLVAQGLSNGEIAARLVLSEATVKTHVGRILTKLGLRDRVQVVVLAYETGLVRAGGHG; encoded by the coding sequence ATGACGATCCGCGTGATGCTCGTCGACGACCAGGTGCTGCTGCGCACCGGGTTCCGGATGGTGCTCGCCGCCCAGCCGGACATGGACGTCGTCGCGGAGGCGGGCGACGGCGTGGAGGCCCTTCAGGTGCTGCGGTCCACCGCCGTCGACGTCATCCTGATGGACGTCCGGATGCCGAAGCTGGACGGCGTGGAGGCCACCCGGCGGATCTGCTCCGAGCCCGACCCGCCGAAGGTCCTCATCCTCACCACGTTCGACCTGGACGAGTACGCCTTCTCCGGGCTGAAGGCGGGCGCCTCCGGCTTCATGCTCAAGGACGTGCCGCCCGGCGACCTGCTGGCCGCGATCCGCGCCGTGCACAGCGGTGACGCGGTCGTCGCGCCCTCCACCACCCGGCGGCTGCTGGACCGCTTCGCGCCGATGCTGCCCGCCACCGGCGGCGAGCCCCGGCACAAGGAGCTGGAACGGCTCACGGAGCGCGAGCGCGAGGTCATGGTGCTGGTCGCCCAAGGCCTGTCCAACGGCGAGATCGCGGCCCGGCTGGTGCTGAGCGAGGCCACGGTGAAGACCCACGTGGGCCGCATCCTGACCAAGCTCGGCCTCCGGGACCGGGTGCAGGTGGTCGTCCTGGCGTACGAGACGGGACTCGTGCGCGCGGGCGGCCACGGCTGA
- a CDS encoding sensor histidine kinase codes for MQRLYDFLRRHPFWVDTFWAVVLFGMSAVSEVGFDGSPDHHGSLPAGMAVSALLCAVVALRRRFPEPMLLVAVATGLAQLVLDVQTTVADFAMLVITYTVAAIGARWSSRLALSVSLCAAPLAQIRWPQEQASFAGQIAVAVFQTVPFALAWVLGDSMRTRRAYFAQLEERAARLEKEREAQSKVAVAAERARIARELHDVVAHNVSVMVVQADGAAYVMDTAPDQARKALETISSTGRQALAEMRRLLGVLRTGEHQESGEYVPQPDVEQIDDLVEQCRSSGLPVDFKVEGTPRPLPSGVELTAYRIVQEALTNTRKHGGPNAGASVRLVYFDDGLGLLVEDDGKGAPHELYEEGGADGRGHGLIGMRERVGMVGGTLDAGPRPGGGFRISALLPLKPAH; via the coding sequence GTGCAGCGTCTCTATGACTTCCTCCGTCGCCACCCGTTCTGGGTCGACACCTTCTGGGCCGTCGTCCTGTTCGGGATGTCCGCGGTGAGCGAGGTCGGTTTCGACGGGTCGCCGGACCACCACGGATCGCTGCCCGCCGGGATGGCCGTGTCCGCCCTCCTGTGCGCGGTCGTGGCCCTGCGCCGTCGCTTCCCGGAGCCGATGCTGCTGGTCGCCGTGGCGACCGGGCTGGCCCAGCTGGTCCTGGATGTCCAGACGACCGTCGCCGACTTCGCCATGCTGGTGATCACCTACACGGTCGCGGCGATCGGCGCGCGCTGGTCCTCCCGGCTCGCCCTCTCCGTCAGCCTCTGCGCGGCGCCCCTGGCCCAGATCCGCTGGCCGCAGGAACAGGCCAGTTTCGCCGGGCAGATCGCCGTCGCGGTCTTCCAGACGGTGCCCTTCGCCCTCGCCTGGGTGCTCGGCGACTCCATGCGCACCCGGCGCGCCTACTTCGCCCAGCTGGAGGAGCGCGCGGCCCGCCTGGAGAAGGAGCGCGAGGCGCAGTCGAAGGTCGCGGTCGCCGCCGAGCGCGCCCGTATCGCGCGCGAACTGCACGACGTGGTCGCGCACAACGTGTCGGTGATGGTGGTGCAGGCCGACGGCGCCGCCTACGTCATGGACACCGCGCCCGACCAGGCCAGGAAGGCGCTGGAGACGATCTCCTCCACCGGCCGCCAGGCCTTGGCCGAGATGCGCCGCCTGCTGGGCGTGCTGCGCACCGGCGAGCACCAGGAGAGCGGGGAGTACGTCCCGCAGCCCGACGTCGAGCAGATCGACGACCTCGTCGAGCAGTGCCGCAGTTCCGGCCTGCCGGTCGACTTCAAGGTGGAGGGCACCCCGCGCCCGCTGCCCAGCGGGGTGGAGCTGACCGCGTACCGGATCGTGCAGGAGGCGCTCACCAACACCCGCAAGCACGGCGGGCCCAACGCGGGCGCGAGCGTACGGCTGGTGTACTTCGACGACGGCCTCGGCCTGCTGGTCGAGGACGACGGCAAGGGCGCCCCGCACGAGCTGTACGAGGAGGGCGGCGCCGACGGCCGGGGGCACGGCCTGATCGGCATGCGCGAGCGCGTCGGCATGGTCGGCGGCACGCTGGACGCGGGCCCGCGCCCCGGCGGAGGATTCCGCATCAGCGCCCTGCTGCCGCTCAAACCGGCGCACTGA
- a CDS encoding SAM-dependent methyltransferase, producing MTDETTGGRTGQPGPRGWRAAAGAALYGPDGFYRRPEGPAGHFRTSVHASPLFARAVARLLCRVDAALGAPAVLDFVDMGAGRGELTGRVLAALPDEVAARTRAYAVELAGRPAGLDERIVWRSELPDVVTGLLFANEWLDNVPVDVVEVDAAGVPRLVLVAEDGAERLGEPVTGAEADWLARWWPLPAEEGLRAEIGLPRDRAWAAAVARMARGLAVAVDYAHTVDARPPFGTLTGFREGRETAPVPDGSCDITAHVALDACAAAPRAEYTPCTPAAPARTTPLTPPTAPSAPSVTAREPAGTAPTAPEAARDLPGPRLLTQRAALRALDLTGARPPLALASTDPSAYVRALASAGEAAELTAPGGLGDFGWLVQPVGIPDPLEPGR from the coding sequence GTGACGGATGAGACGACGGGCGGACGCACCGGGCAGCCCGGTCCGCGCGGCTGGCGCGCGGCGGCCGGGGCGGCGCTGTACGGGCCGGACGGCTTCTACCGGCGTCCGGAGGGTCCGGCCGGTCACTTCCGTACGTCCGTGCACGCCTCCCCGCTGTTCGCGCGGGCCGTGGCCCGGCTGCTGTGCCGGGTGGACGCGGCGCTCGGGGCCCCCGCCGTGCTCGACTTCGTGGACATGGGCGCCGGGCGGGGCGAGCTGACCGGCCGGGTGCTCGCCGCACTGCCGGACGAGGTGGCCGCGCGCACGCGTGCGTACGCCGTCGAGCTGGCCGGCCGACCGGCCGGCCTGGACGAACGGATCGTCTGGCGGAGCGAGCTTCCGGACGTGGTCACCGGGCTGCTGTTCGCCAACGAGTGGCTGGACAACGTCCCCGTGGACGTCGTGGAGGTGGACGCCGCGGGCGTGCCCCGGCTGGTGCTCGTCGCGGAGGACGGCGCCGAACGGCTCGGGGAGCCCGTGACCGGCGCGGAGGCCGACTGGCTCGCGCGCTGGTGGCCGCTGCCGGCCGAGGAGGGGCTGCGGGCGGAGATCGGGCTGCCCCGGGACCGGGCCTGGGCGGCGGCCGTGGCCCGGATGGCACGGGGACTCGCGGTGGCCGTGGACTACGCGCACACCGTGGACGCGCGCCCGCCCTTCGGAACGCTCACCGGCTTCCGCGAGGGCCGCGAGACGGCACCCGTGCCGGACGGCTCGTGCGACATCACGGCGCACGTCGCACTGGACGCGTGCGCGGCGGCACCGCGCGCGGAGTACACGCCGTGCACGCCGGCGGCTCCGGCGCGTACGACACCGCTCACCCCTCCTACGGCACCTTCCGCGCCCTCCGTCACGGCGCGGGAGCCCGCTGGAACGGCACCCACGGCCCCCGAGGCGGCGCGCGACCTTCCAGGCCCGCGTCTGCTCACCCAACGCGCCGCCCTGCGCGCCTTGGACCTCACCGGCGCACGCCCCCCGCTCGCGCTGGCCTCCACGGACCCCTCCGCATACGTGCGCGCCCTCGCGAGCGCCGGAGAGGCCGCCGAACTCACGGCACCGGGCGGCCTCGGCGACTTCGGCTGGCTGGTGCAGCCGGTCGGCATCCCGGACCCGCTGGAACCGGGCCGGTAG
- a CDS encoding NADH-quinone oxidoreductase subunit D has product MTPTTETTVGIGGAAESTDMVLNIGPQHPSTHGVLRLKLVLDGERIVRAEPVIGYMHRGAEKLFEARDYRQIIVLANRHDWLSAFSNELGVVLAVERMLGMEVPERAVWTRTLLAELNRVLNHLMFLGSYPLELGGITPVFYAFREREVLQNVMEEVSGGRMHYMFNRVGGLKEDVPAGWTARAREAVAAVRSRMDVFDDLVLGNEIFRGRTRGVGTLAPEAVHAYGVSGPIARASGVDFDLRRDEPYLAYGALQDVLKVVTRSEGDCLARFEVLLEQTRNALDLADACLDRLAGLPPGPINQRLPKVLKAPEGHTYAWTENPLGINGYYLVSKGEKTPYRLKLRSASYNNIQALTELLPGTLVADMVAILGSMFFVVGDIDK; this is encoded by the coding sequence ATGACTCCTACGACGGAGACCACGGTCGGCATCGGCGGCGCGGCGGAGAGCACCGACATGGTGCTGAACATCGGGCCGCAGCATCCGTCCACGCACGGGGTGCTGCGGCTCAAGCTCGTGCTGGACGGGGAGCGCATCGTGCGCGCGGAGCCGGTGATCGGGTACATGCACCGGGGTGCCGAGAAGCTCTTCGAGGCGCGCGACTACCGGCAGATCATCGTGCTCGCCAACCGCCACGACTGGCTGTCGGCGTTCTCGAACGAGCTGGGCGTGGTCCTCGCGGTGGAGCGGATGCTCGGCATGGAGGTCCCCGAGCGGGCGGTGTGGACGCGCACCCTGCTGGCCGAGCTGAACCGGGTGCTGAACCACCTGATGTTCCTCGGCTCCTACCCGCTGGAGCTGGGCGGGATCACGCCGGTGTTCTACGCGTTCCGGGAGCGCGAGGTGCTCCAGAACGTCATGGAGGAGGTCTCCGGCGGTCGCATGCACTACATGTTCAACCGCGTCGGCGGCCTCAAGGAGGACGTGCCGGCGGGCTGGACGGCACGCGCGCGGGAGGCCGTCGCCGCGGTGCGCTCGCGCATGGACGTCTTCGACGACCTGGTGCTCGGCAACGAGATCTTCCGGGGGCGCACGCGCGGCGTCGGGACGCTCGCGCCCGAGGCGGTGCACGCCTACGGGGTGAGCGGGCCGATCGCGCGCGCCTCGGGCGTCGACTTCGATCTGCGCCGCGACGAGCCGTACCTGGCCTACGGCGCTCTCCAGGACGTCCTGAAGGTGGTGACCCGCTCCGAGGGCGACTGCCTCGCCCGCTTCGAGGTGCTGCTGGAGCAGACCCGCAACGCCCTGGACCTCGCCGACGCCTGCCTGGACCGGCTCGCCGGGCTGCCGCCCGGGCCGATCAACCAGCGGCTGCCGAAGGTGCTGAAGGCGCCCGAGGGGCACACGTACGCGTGGACCGAGAACCCGCTCGGCATCAACGGCTACTACCTGGTCAGCAAGGGCGAGAAGACGCCGTACCGGCTGAAGCTGCGCTCGGCCTCGTACAACAACATCCAGGCGCTGACCGAGCTGCTGCCGGGGACGCTGGTGGCGGACATGGTCGCGATCCTGGGCTCGATGTTCTTCGTGGTCGGCGACATCGACAAGTAG
- a CDS encoding PH domain-containing protein, which yields METGSADGTGAPAGRPAWRRLEPGLLRMRRLLLVVWTGVLAVAAGLLPGLFAGPAWAACALLPPACAAVCWRLLGRNWRSWRYAERADDLLISRGVLWREETVVPYGRMQLVEVTSGPVERRFGLATVQLHTAAAATDATIPGLDPAEAERLRDRLTELGEARSAGL from the coding sequence ATGGAAACGGGGAGTGCGGACGGGACCGGAGCGCCGGCCGGCCGGCCGGCGTGGCGGCGGCTGGAGCCCGGCCTGCTGCGGATGCGGCGGCTGCTGCTGGTGGTGTGGACGGGGGTGCTCGCGGTGGCGGCCGGGCTGCTGCCGGGGCTTTTCGCGGGGCCCGCGTGGGCGGCGTGCGCGCTGCTGCCGCCGGCGTGCGCCGCCGTGTGCTGGCGGCTGCTGGGACGCAACTGGCGCTCCTGGCGGTACGCCGAGCGCGCCGACGACCTGCTGATCAGCCGCGGTGTGCTGTGGCGCGAGGAGACGGTGGTGCCGTACGGGCGGATGCAGCTGGTGGAGGTGACCTCCGGGCCCGTGGAGCGGCGCTTCGGGCTGGCCACCGTGCAGCTGCATACGGCCGCCGCCGCGACCGACGCGACCATCCCCGGCCTGGACCCGGCCGAGGCGGAACGGCTGCGCGACCGGCTCACCGAGCTGGGCGAGGCACGATCGGCGGGCCTGTGA